In Luteimonas sp. MC1750, the following proteins share a genomic window:
- a CDS encoding alkaline phosphatase, with product MPDPAEFMTSTLRLFLPALCAGLAAGCATPSAPTADAARRAPAVHAAAAIAVDVPAIARPAGETPAWWYRSGAAHAAANGAMSGRAKNVIVFLGDGMSLTTVAAARILEGQRAGNPGEEHLLSWEHFPATAFSKTYNTDAQTPDSAGTMTAIASGVKTHMGAIGVGAGGVDDCAQSLDRALQSWLDLAGAAGMGTGIVTTARLTHATPAATYAHVPNRNWEADASMPAAAHQAGCRDIASQFIDFARVHGGPQVVLAGGAAQFLPDEEVMPGVRGKRRDGRNLIAEWQALNPEGRFVHTTAQFEAARGAPAVLGLFELGHMQYEHDRDRAPEGEPDLEAMTRFAIESLSRSDQGYVLLVESGRIDHANHDGNAYRALDETTAMSRAVQAAAELTSDEDTLIVVTADHSHVLNFVGYPRRGNPILGKVRGVGDDDDSRDALGLPYTTLSYANGPGYVGRSASQPEGPKRFPHATRGVEPAAGRPDLTRVDTTGPDYLQEAMLPLGSETHGGEDVGIWARGPGSHAFRGTLEQNVIYHVIVQATPQLRAQLCMAGTCDASGVPVELPKVRAGR from the coding sequence TTCCTGCCTGCCCTCTGCGCCGGCCTCGCCGCCGGCTGCGCCACGCCTTCCGCCCCGACGGCCGATGCCGCCCGCCGCGCCCCCGCCGTGCACGCCGCCGCCGCGATCGCGGTCGACGTGCCCGCCATCGCCCGTCCCGCCGGCGAGACCCCCGCCTGGTGGTACCGCAGCGGCGCCGCCCACGCGGCCGCCAACGGCGCGATGTCCGGGCGCGCGAAGAACGTGATCGTGTTCCTCGGCGACGGCATGAGCCTGACCACGGTGGCCGCCGCGCGCATCCTCGAGGGCCAGCGCGCCGGCAACCCTGGCGAGGAGCACCTGCTGTCCTGGGAGCACTTCCCGGCCACCGCGTTCTCCAAGACCTACAACACCGACGCCCAGACCCCCGATTCGGCCGGAACCATGACCGCGATCGCGTCCGGCGTGAAGACCCACATGGGCGCGATCGGCGTCGGCGCGGGCGGCGTCGACGACTGCGCGCAGTCGCTGGACCGGGCGCTGCAGAGCTGGCTCGACCTGGCCGGCGCCGCGGGCATGGGCACGGGCATCGTCACCACCGCGCGCCTGACCCATGCCACGCCGGCGGCGACCTATGCCCACGTCCCCAACCGCAACTGGGAAGCGGACGCGTCGATGCCGGCCGCCGCGCACCAGGCGGGCTGCCGCGACATCGCCAGCCAGTTCATCGACTTCGCGCGCGTGCACGGCGGCCCGCAGGTGGTGCTGGCCGGCGGTGCCGCCCAGTTCCTGCCCGATGAAGAGGTGATGCCGGGCGTGCGCGGCAAGCGCCGCGACGGTCGCAACCTCATCGCCGAGTGGCAGGCGCTCAATCCCGAAGGCCGCTTCGTACACACCACCGCGCAGTTCGAGGCCGCGCGCGGCGCTCCGGCCGTGCTCGGCCTGTTCGAGCTGGGCCACATGCAGTACGAGCACGACCGCGACCGCGCCCCGGAAGGCGAACCCGACCTGGAGGCCATGACCCGCTTCGCGATCGAGTCGCTGTCACGCAGCGACCAGGGCTATGTGCTGCTGGTGGAGAGCGGCCGCATCGACCACGCCAACCACGACGGCAATGCCTACCGCGCGCTGGACGAGACCACCGCGATGTCGCGCGCGGTGCAGGCCGCGGCCGAGCTGACCTCGGACGAGGACACGCTCATCGTGGTCACCGCCGACCATTCGCACGTGCTCAACTTCGTCGGCTACCCGCGCCGCGGCAACCCGATCCTGGGCAAGGTGCGCGGGGTGGGCGATGACGACGATTCGCGCGATGCGCTCGGCCTGCCCTACACCACCCTCAGCTACGCCAATGGCCCGGGCTACGTCGGCCGCAGCGCCTCGCAGCCGGAGGGCCCCAAGCGGTTCCCGCATGCCACGCGCGGGGTCGAACCCGCCGCCGGCCGCCCCGACCTGACGCGGGTCGACACCACCGGCCCCGACTACCTGCAGGAAGCGATGCTGCCGCTGGGCTCGGAGACCCACGGCGGCGAGGACGTCGGCATCTGGGCGCGCGGTCCCGGCAGCCATGCCTTCCGCGGCACGCTCGAGCAGAACGTGATCTACCACGTGATCGTGCAGGCCACGCCGCAACTGCGCGCGCAGCTGTGCATGGCCGGCACCTGCGATGCGTCCGGCGTGCCGGTCGAGCTGCCAAAGGTCCGCGCCGGCCGCTGA
- a CDS encoding CopD family protein → MQSYFWIKSAHIVLVMAWVAAAFYLPRILINIVEDGAPGAVRERLLLMGRRLYRFGHVMFGLAVVAGLVLWLGYRVLPEFPTMVGTGTGWLHAKLLLVAVMYALYIVDGRQLKGVAAGGALPSTKALRIRNELPVLILLVIVWLVLAKPF, encoded by the coding sequence ATGCAGAGCTATTTCTGGATCAAGTCCGCCCATATCGTCCTGGTGATGGCCTGGGTGGCCGCGGCGTTCTACCTGCCGCGCATCCTGATCAACATCGTCGAGGACGGCGCGCCGGGCGCGGTGCGCGAGCGCCTGCTGCTGATGGGCCGCCGGCTGTACCGCTTCGGGCACGTGATGTTCGGGCTGGCGGTGGTTGCCGGACTCGTGCTGTGGCTGGGCTACCGGGTGCTGCCGGAGTTCCCGACCATGGTCGGCACGGGCACCGGCTGGCTGCACGCGAAGCTGCTGCTGGTGGCGGTGATGTACGCGCTGTACATCGTCGACGGCCGCCAGCTCAAGGGCGTGGCGGCCGGTGGCGCACTGCCGTCGACGAAGGCGCTGCGCATCCGCAACGAGCTGCCGGTGCTGATCCTGCTGGTGATCGTCTGGCTGGTGCTTGCGAAGCCGTTCTGA